A region of Coccinella septempunctata chromosome 5, icCocSept1.1, whole genome shotgun sequence DNA encodes the following proteins:
- the LOC123314078 gene encoding uncharacterized protein LOC123314078, with protein MLATCMIPLPVSPDTSFKRDSLDPLILLLYITLEPMKFKIILLVICYVTCQFSFALCLTIYRMITTFDKAILLRHGSFGGIEIFVLINLWTVLLKYKEIMSFSDVFQLLRCPVNEKIIGAEKYREVRWTVFFLKFIVLVDYGLALIAAFGFTLSPEYFNTRTYLAVWLRENFPEYSERILFVIHMSNFPVALVLCALSIAMSYFGYNAVLLLIFMNQAVAGICSSSIQPSERVSSGLYQRSIKAKLKVCIMLHILAIRMSHKAAEIIYVPMIAFSVGGVILGGSLLLEFFTNDSSEMSNQYLGIICFTLAGTISSSLYVSSGQHLKNESERTLYLLNQLPWYYMNKENKQIFSIFSKMAEKPISMSTSLLEINFLLLVRIFKAIYSIAALIAQFVTSTSGSSQ; from the exons ATGTTGGCAACCTGCATGATTCCTCTACCGGTCTCACCAGATACTA GTTTCAAACGAGACAGCCTGGATCCATTAATACTGTTACTCTATATAACCTTGGAAccaatgaaattcaagattaTTTTGCTGGTGATATGCTATGTTACATGTCAGTTTTCTTTCGCATTATGCCTCACGATTTATCGCATGATTACAACATTCGATAAGGCAATTTTATTGAGACATGGCTCTTTCGGTGGAATTGAAATTTTC GTGCTGATTAATTTATGGACCGTTTTGCTCAAGTACAAAGAAATAATGTCATTCTCTGATGTTTTCCAATTATTAAGATGCCCAGTGAACGAGAAAATTATCGGAGCTGAAAAATACAGAGAAGTTCGCTGgacagtttttttcttaaagttTATCGTACTTGTGGATTATGGATTAGCATTGATTGCTGCATTTGGATTCACTTTATCTCCCGAATATTTCAACACCAGAACCTATTTAGCCGTATGGCTACGTGAAAATTTTCCTGAATACTCTGAAAGAATTCTATTTGTAATTCATATGTCAAATTTCCCAGTGGCTTTGGTGCTTTGTGCTCTTTCTATTGCCATGTCGTATTTCGGGTACAATGCTGTATTGCTGCTTATTTTCATGAATCAGGCTGTTGCagggatttgttcatcaagtaTTCAGCCGAGTGAACGTGTCTCATCAGGACTTTATCAACGCTCTATCAAAGCAAAATTGAAAGTATGCATTATGTTACATATTCTTGCCATCAG AATGAGCCATAAGGCAGCCGAAATAATTTACGTTCCTATGATTGCTTTTTCTGTGGGTGGTGTCATATTAGGAGGATCTTTACTTCTTGAATTCTTCACG AACGACTCATCCGAAATGAGCAATCAATATTTAGGAATCATTTGTTTTACGCTAGCTGGAACCATTTCATCTTCCTTATATGTATCATCGGGACAACATTTAAAGAACGAA TCCGAAAGAACTCTATATCTACTGAATCAACTTCCTTGGTATTATATGAATAAAGAAAATAAGCAAATCTTCAgcattttctcgaaaatggCGGAGAAGCCTATTTCAATGAGCACGTCCTTGTTGGAGATAAACTTTCTGTTACTCGTGAGG ATTTTCAAAGCAATATACTCTATCGCAGCATTGATCGCCCAATTTGTCACCTCCACTTCTGGATCTTCACAATGA